In one Methylobacterium sp. SyP6R genomic region, the following are encoded:
- a CDS encoding phage tail protein, translated as MSHPLCCIGSAVLEVIGLNPRRFDYRSEAHWAEQAVFDDEPFYQPTGLGARVLTLHLAARPHVMGGLGAYAALKRHHEAQDVVPYIRLMAGNIGEVVGDVAVRRLGHGEEKIAPDGVGYRHEFDVELLVVGRRAGGF; from the coding sequence ATGAGCCATCCCCTCTGCTGCATCGGCAGCGCCGTGCTGGAGGTCATCGGCCTCAACCCGCGCCGCTTCGACTACCGGTCCGAGGCCCATTGGGCGGAGCAGGCGGTGTTCGACGACGAACCATTCTACCAGCCGACCGGCCTCGGCGCCCGGGTGCTGACCTTGCACCTCGCGGCCCGGCCGCACGTCATGGGGGGCTTGGGCGCCTACGCCGCCCTGAAACGCCACCACGAGGCGCAGGACGTGGTCCCGTACATCCGCCTCATGGCCGGCAACATCGGCGAGGTGGTGGGCGACGTCGCCGTTCGCCGCCTCGGCCATGGGGAAGAGAAGATCGCCCCGGACGGCGTCGGCTACCGGCACGAATTCGACGTCGAGCTCCTGGTGGTCGGCCGCCGGGCGGGAGGGTTTTGA
- a CDS encoding tail protein X — MARETTTADEDRIDVVAKGVVGRERDGGLEALLKANRGLAAKGLFVPAGTRLVVPDPVSASPVLPSINPWGD; from the coding sequence ATGGCGCGCGAGACGACGACCGCGGACGAGGACCGCATCGACGTGGTGGCGAAGGGGGTGGTCGGCCGGGAGCGCGACGGTGGCCTTGAAGCCCTGTTGAAGGCCAATCGCGGGCTCGCCGCCAAAGGCCTGTTCGTGCCGGCCGGCACGCGCCTGGTCGTGCCCGATCCCGTGTCGGCGAGCCCGGTTCTGCCCAGCATCAACCCGTGGGGTGATTGA
- a CDS encoding phage late control D family protein — MWRRPLLEVRNGRGFNVLPALSGLWLEVSVTDKAGKESDSARIKCVGPPARVALPKRGDTYTVLMGWADEGLVDQGQYTFQKATLSGDPEQGETMDLTFRSADFVDKLKASGRKHYDATTYGDLMKKLAGEAGLGSQVDPDLAKIKLAYRLRWDQSLIDFATEISEEIGATVKPAGGKLVAIKRGGGKNGAGTAFAPILIRRRRNFGYEIEVEPRPEVGSVAAAWYDEKTGKRKLTKTSANRQGPIRILPHPYRSEADAKAAAEAEVYASDNRSGGGYFESPGLPHARAEAPVTSSGFGPLIDGSWKAESVDKTVRADGGFLTTVHVTAGNDKKGEKGK; from the coding sequence ATGTGGCGCCGTCCGCTCCTCGAGGTTCGCAACGGCCGCGGGTTCAACGTGCTGCCGGCGCTGTCGGGCCTGTGGCTGGAGGTCTCCGTCACCGACAAGGCCGGCAAGGAGAGCGACAGCGCCCGCATCAAGTGCGTCGGCCCGCCCGCCCGGGTCGCGCTGCCGAAGCGCGGCGACACCTACACCGTGCTGATGGGCTGGGCCGACGAAGGCCTGGTGGACCAGGGCCAGTACACGTTCCAGAAGGCCACCCTGTCGGGCGATCCCGAGCAGGGCGAGACGATGGACCTGACCTTCCGCTCGGCCGACTTCGTCGACAAGCTCAAGGCGTCGGGCCGCAAGCACTACGATGCCACCACCTACGGCGACCTGATGAAGAAGCTGGCGGGTGAAGCCGGCCTCGGCAGCCAGGTCGATCCGGATCTCGCCAAGATCAAGCTCGCCTACCGGCTGCGCTGGGATCAGTCGCTGATCGACTTCGCCACCGAGATCAGCGAGGAGATCGGCGCGACGGTGAAGCCGGCCGGCGGAAAGCTGGTGGCGATTAAGCGCGGCGGGGGCAAGAACGGCGCCGGCACCGCCTTCGCGCCGATCCTGATCCGTCGGCGACGGAACTTCGGCTACGAGATCGAGGTCGAGCCGCGCCCGGAGGTCGGCAGCGTCGCGGCGGCGTGGTACGACGAGAAGACTGGCAAGCGGAAGCTGACCAAGACCTCCGCCAACCGCCAGGGTCCGATCCGCATCCTGCCCCACCCCTACCGCAGCGAGGCCGATGCCAAGGCCGCAGCCGAAGCGGAAGTCTACGCCTCCGACAACCGCAGTGGCGGCGGCTACTTCGAGAGCCCGGGCCTGCCGCATGCCAGGGCCGAGGCCCCGGTGACCAGTTCGGGTTTCGGCCCGCTGATCGACGGGAGCTGGAAGGCCGAGAGCGTCGACAAGACCGTGCGGGCGGACGGCGGGTTCCTCACCACCGTCCACGTCACGGCCGGCAACGACAAGAAGGGGGAGAAGGGCAAGTGA
- a CDS encoding amino acid ABC transporter substrate-binding protein, with translation MKKIVAALAFGLGATLLAGAAQAQGTLNSIKQKGYISCGSNPGLAGFGVPDAQGRWTGLDVDFCRALSAAIFNDVTKVRFIPLSAKDRFTALQSGEVDVLSRNTTWSMSRDTALGLDFPAVNFYDGQGFMVKKKLGVTSAKQLDGASVCTQQGTTTELNLADYFRANKMKYEVVAFASADETFKAYDSGRCDAFTTDASGLYAERLRASAPDDNIVLPEIISKEPLAPAVRQGDAQWADIVRWTHYAMLNAEEAGITQGNVDQMAKSTDNPDIKRILGTEGKYGADLGLTNDWAYRIIKLVGNYGEVFERNVGQGSPLKIQRGLNALWSKGGLQYGPPIR, from the coding sequence ATGAAGAAAATCGTCGCCGCCCTGGCCTTCGGGCTCGGCGCCACCCTGCTGGCGGGCGCCGCCCAGGCCCAAGGGACGCTGAACAGCATCAAGCAGAAGGGCTACATCTCCTGCGGCTCCAACCCGGGCCTGGCCGGCTTCGGCGTGCCGGACGCGCAGGGCCGCTGGACCGGACTCGACGTCGATTTCTGCCGGGCCTTGTCCGCGGCGATCTTCAACGACGTCACGAAGGTCCGCTTCATCCCGCTCTCGGCCAAGGACCGCTTCACGGCGCTCCAGTCGGGCGAGGTCGACGTCCTGTCGCGCAACACCACCTGGTCGATGTCGCGCGATACGGCGCTCGGCCTCGACTTCCCGGCCGTCAACTTCTACGACGGCCAGGGCTTCATGGTGAAGAAGAAGCTCGGCGTCACCTCGGCCAAGCAGCTCGACGGCGCCTCGGTCTGCACCCAGCAGGGCACCACTACCGAGCTGAACCTGGCCGACTACTTCCGCGCCAACAAGATGAAGTACGAGGTGGTGGCCTTCGCCAGCGCCGACGAGACCTTCAAGGCCTACGATTCCGGCCGCTGCGACGCCTTCACCACCGACGCCTCGGGCCTCTACGCCGAGCGCCTGCGCGCCTCGGCCCCCGACGACAACATCGTGCTTCCGGAGATCATCTCGAAGGAGCCGCTCGCCCCGGCGGTCCGCCAGGGCGACGCCCAATGGGCCGACATCGTCCGCTGGACCCATTACGCCATGCTGAACGCCGAGGAGGCCGGCATCACGCAAGGCAACGTCGACCAGATGGCGAAGTCCACCGACAACCCGGACATCAAGCGCATCCTCGGCACCGAGGGCAAGTACGGCGCCGATCTCGGGCTGACCAACGACTGGGCCTACCGGATCATCAAGCTCGTCGGCAATTACGGCGAGGTGTTCGAGCGCAATGTCGGCCAGGGTTCGCCCTTGAAGATCCAGCGCGGCCTCAACGCCCTGTGGTCGAAGGGCGGCCTGCAATACGGCCCGCCGATCCGCTGA
- a CDS encoding amino acid ABC transporter permease — MPTQLPADAPSAPPRVSPLYDPRVRAAAYQILLLVAVGGVAWIAIGNAAENLRNARVASGFGFLNNTAGFDVNQTMIPFAAATSTYGTAFLVGLTNTLMVAAIGIVLATILGFTVGVARLSPNWIVRTLATVYVEILRNIPLLLQLLFWYVAVLASLPAARDSYALGTSIFLNQRGLFLPKPLLAADAWALPIALVVGIVGTLVFRARAKREQARTGRRLPVLAVGSGLILGLPLLTYGVLALIGVAPVALDFPVKGTFNLRGGMQLYPEFVALVLGLTVYTAAFIAEVVRAGIQAVNKGQTEAARALGLQPGPTMRLVVIPQAMRVIVPPLTSQYLNLTKNSSLAVAIGYPDLVQVFMGTVLNQTGQAVEVVAITMAVYLTISLVTAFVMNLYNRRVALIER, encoded by the coding sequence TTGCCGACGCAGCTTCCGGCCGATGCGCCGTCCGCTCCACCCCGGGTCTCGCCCCTCTACGATCCGCGCGTCCGCGCGGCGGCCTACCAGATCCTGCTGCTCGTCGCGGTCGGGGGGGTGGCCTGGATCGCGATCGGCAACGCCGCCGAGAACCTGCGCAACGCCCGCGTCGCCTCGGGCTTCGGCTTCCTCAACAACACCGCCGGGTTCGACGTCAACCAGACGATGATCCCCTTCGCCGCCGCGACGTCCACCTACGGCACCGCGTTCCTGGTCGGACTCACCAACACCCTGATGGTGGCGGCGATCGGCATCGTGCTGGCGACGATCCTCGGCTTCACGGTCGGCGTGGCGCGGCTGTCGCCGAACTGGATCGTGCGGACGCTGGCGACCGTCTATGTCGAGATCCTGCGCAACATCCCGCTGCTGCTGCAATTGCTGTTCTGGTACGTCGCGGTGCTGGCAAGCCTGCCGGCTGCTCGCGATTCCTACGCGCTCGGCACCTCCATCTTCCTCAACCAGCGCGGCCTGTTCCTGCCCAAGCCGTTGCTCGCGGCCGATGCCTGGGCGCTGCCGATCGCCCTCGTCGTCGGAATCGTCGGCACCCTGGTGTTCCGGGCCCGCGCCAAGCGCGAGCAGGCGCGGACCGGCCGGCGCCTGCCGGTGCTGGCGGTGGGCTCGGGGCTGATCCTCGGCCTGCCGCTCCTCACCTACGGGGTGCTGGCGCTGATCGGCGTCGCGCCGGTGGCGCTCGATTTTCCGGTGAAGGGCACCTTCAACCTGCGCGGCGGGATGCAGCTCTATCCCGAATTCGTCGCGCTCGTCCTCGGGCTCACGGTCTACACCGCCGCCTTCATCGCCGAGGTGGTGCGGGCCGGCATCCAGGCGGTCAACAAGGGCCAGACCGAGGCCGCCCGGGCGCTCGGCCTGCAGCCCGGCCCGACGATGCGGCTGGTGGTGATCCCGCAGGCGATGCGGGTGATCGTGCCGCCGCTGACCAGCCAGTACCTCAACCTCACCAAGAACTCGTCGCTGGCGGTGGCCATCGGCTATCCGGACCTCGTCCAGGTCTTCATGGGCACGGTGCTGAACCAGACCGGACAGGCAGTGGAAGTGGTGGCGATCACCATGGCGGTCTACCTGACGATCAGCCTCGTCACGGCCTTCGTGATGAACCTCTACAACCGGCGCGTCGCGCTGATCGAGCGGTGA
- a CDS encoding amino acid ABC transporter permease produces the protein MSAGSPTLTFVRREAIPPSAPPALVAGPLAWLRQNLFSSPANAVMTLAALAVIALVVPPLLRFLVIDAVWTGENRDACRPEVLGRPVGACWAFVASKINYFIYGSYPIEERWRPNVFFALMAFGVAWMLWLDAPKRAWGALYFFVIFPVVSYALLAGVPSLGLASVPTALWGGMLVTLIVSLVGIVASLPLGILLALGRRSRLPIVRLFCVVFIEFWRGVPLITVLFMANVMLPLFLPGDVTVDRLVRPLVGIALFSAAYMAETVRGGLQAIPRGQTEGAMSLGLSPWHRMRLIILPQALRIVIPGIVNSFIALFKDTSLVSIVGIFDFIRTIESARVDPAWAAPTVVMTGYAFAALFYFVFCFGMSRYARFMERRLAAGQTR, from the coding sequence ATGAGCGCCGGATCCCCAACCCTCACCTTCGTCCGCCGCGAGGCGATTCCTCCCTCCGCCCCGCCCGCCCTGGTCGCCGGGCCGCTCGCCTGGCTGCGCCAGAACCTTTTTTCGAGCCCGGCCAACGCCGTGATGACGCTGGCGGCTTTGGCCGTCATCGCGCTCGTGGTCCCGCCGCTCCTGCGCTTCCTCGTGATCGACGCGGTCTGGACCGGGGAGAACCGCGACGCCTGCCGGCCGGAGGTGCTGGGCCGCCCGGTCGGCGCCTGCTGGGCCTTCGTCGCGAGCAAGATCAACTACTTCATCTACGGCTCGTACCCGATCGAGGAGCGCTGGCGGCCCAACGTCTTCTTCGCCCTGATGGCGTTCGGCGTCGCGTGGATGCTGTGGCTCGACGCGCCCAAGCGGGCATGGGGGGCGCTCTACTTCTTCGTGATCTTCCCCGTAGTCTCCTACGCGCTCCTCGCCGGGGTGCCGAGCCTGGGGCTGGCGTCGGTGCCGACGGCCTTGTGGGGCGGCATGCTGGTGACCTTGATCGTGTCGCTCGTCGGCATCGTCGCCTCGCTGCCGCTCGGGATCCTGCTGGCGCTCGGGCGGCGCTCGCGGCTGCCGATCGTACGGCTGTTCTGCGTCGTCTTCATCGAGTTCTGGCGCGGCGTGCCGCTCATCACCGTGCTGTTCATGGCCAACGTGATGCTGCCGCTGTTCCTGCCCGGCGACGTGACGGTGGACCGGCTGGTACGGCCGCTGGTCGGCATCGCGCTGTTCTCCGCCGCCTACATGGCCGAGACGGTGCGCGGCGGCCTCCAGGCCATTCCCCGCGGCCAGACCGAGGGAGCGATGTCGCTGGGCTTGAGCCCCTGGCACCGGATGCGCCTGATCATCCTGCCCCAGGCCCTGCGCATCGTGATCCCGGGCATCGTCAACAGCTTCATCGCGCTGTTCAAGGACACGAGCCTCGTCTCGATCGTCGGCATCTTCGACTTCATCCGCACGATCGAATCGGCCCGGGTCGATCCCGCCTGGGCGGCGCCGACGGTGGTGATGACCGGCTACGCCTTCGCAGCCCTGTTCTACTTCGTCTTCTGCTTCGGCATGTCGCGCTACGCCCGCTTCATGGAACGGCGGCTCGCGGCCGGCCAGACACGGTGA
- a CDS encoding amino acid ABC transporter ATP-binding protein, protein MASSPVPTAPVSLPGTDPDLSPRNTSATRLASAPTAVSLERVNKWYGAFHVLRDIDLSVRKGERIVICGPSGSGKSTMIRCINRLEEHQAGRIVVDGIELTNDLKKIDEIRREVGMVFQHFNLFPHLTVLENCTLAPIWVKKMPKAEAEAVAMKYLTRVKIPNQAHKYPGQLSGGQQQRVAIARSLCMAPKIMLFDEPTSALDPEMVKEVLDTMVGLADEGMTMLCVTHEMGFARQVADRVIFMDEGQIVESNTPEAFFRAPEHERTRLFLSQILH, encoded by the coding sequence ATGGCTTCCTCCCCCGTCCCGACAGCCCCCGTTTCCTTGCCCGGGACCGACCCGGATCTCAGCCCCCGCAACACCTCGGCGACGCGGCTGGCCAGCGCGCCGACCGCGGTGTCGCTGGAGCGGGTCAACAAATGGTACGGCGCCTTCCACGTCCTGCGCGACATCGACCTCAGCGTGCGCAAGGGCGAGCGGATCGTGATCTGCGGCCCCTCGGGCTCCGGCAAGTCGACGATGATCCGCTGCATCAACCGCCTGGAGGAGCACCAGGCCGGCCGCATCGTCGTCGACGGGATCGAGCTGACCAACGACCTCAAGAAGATCGACGAGATCCGCCGCGAGGTCGGCATGGTGTTCCAGCACTTCAACCTGTTCCCGCACCTGACCGTGCTGGAGAACTGCACGCTGGCGCCGATCTGGGTGAAGAAGATGCCGAAGGCCGAGGCCGAGGCGGTCGCGATGAAGTACCTGACCCGGGTGAAGATCCCCAATCAGGCGCACAAATATCCGGGCCAGCTCTCCGGCGGCCAGCAGCAGCGGGTGGCGATCGCCCGCTCCTTGTGCATGGCGCCCAAGATCATGCTGTTCGACGAGCCGACCTCGGCGCTCGACCCCGAGATGGTCAAGGAGGTGCTCGACACGATGGTGGGCCTGGCCGACGAGGGCATGACGATGCTCTGCGTCACCCACGAGATGGGCTTTGCCCGCCAGGTCGCCGACCGGGTGATCTTCATGGACGAGGGCCAGATCGTCGAATCGAACACCCCCGAGGCGTTCTTCCGCGCGCCCGAGCACGAGCGGACCCGGCTGTTCCTGAGCCAGATCCTGCATTGA
- the sseA gene encoding 3-mercaptopyruvate sulfurtransferase, translating into MSIGPFVTTDWLAERLAAPDIVVVDGSWYLPAMGRDAEAEFRAGHIPGALRFDIDGVRDEASALPHMLPSPEAFASRMRQMGIGDGMTVVVYDGMGLFSAPRVRWTLKAFGARDVAVLEGGYPAWIAGGYPVEEGEARPRDRRHFTARLDHSAVANVGDVQRALAGQAQVVDARSAARFAGEEPEPRPGVRPGHMPGALNLHYAALQENGRLKDEARLREAVAQAGIALDRPVVTTCGSGVTAAIVGIALESLGRPPRALYDGSWSEWGAREDLPVATGR; encoded by the coding sequence ATGTCGATCGGCCCCTTCGTGACGACGGACTGGCTCGCAGAGCGGCTCGCGGCGCCCGACATCGTCGTGGTCGACGGGTCCTGGTACCTGCCGGCGATGGGCCGGGACGCCGAGGCCGAGTTCCGCGCCGGCCACATTCCGGGGGCTTTGCGCTTCGACATCGACGGGGTGCGCGACGAGGCGAGCGCCCTGCCCCATATGCTGCCGTCGCCGGAAGCCTTCGCCTCGCGGATGCGCCAGATGGGCATCGGCGACGGCATGACGGTGGTGGTCTATGACGGCATGGGCCTGTTCTCGGCCCCGCGGGTGCGCTGGACCCTGAAGGCGTTCGGCGCCCGCGACGTCGCGGTCCTGGAAGGCGGCTACCCGGCCTGGATCGCCGGCGGGTATCCGGTCGAGGAGGGCGAGGCCCGTCCGCGCGACCGGCGCCACTTCACCGCCCGCCTCGACCACTCGGCGGTCGCCAACGTGGGCGACGTGCAGCGGGCCCTCGCCGGCCAGGCCCAGGTGGTCGATGCGCGCTCCGCTGCCCGCTTTGCCGGCGAGGAGCCCGAGCCCCGCCCCGGCGTGCGCCCCGGCCACATGCCCGGCGCCCTGAACCTGCATTACGCCGCGCTCCAGGAGAACGGCCGGCTCAAGGACGAGGCGCGTTTGCGCGAGGCGGTGGCGCAGGCGGGTATCGCCCTCGATCGCCCGGTCGTCACCACCTGCGGCTCCGGCGTCACCGCGGCGATCGTCGGCATCGCCCTCGAGAGCCTCGGCCGCCCGCCCCGCGCCCTCTACGACGGATCGTGGTCGGAATGGGGCGCGCGGGAGGATCTGCCGGTCGCGACCGGGCGGTAG
- a CDS encoding DUF1328 domain-containing protein produces the protein MIGWAITFLVVALVAALLGFGGIAGTAMEAAKIVFFVAIVLFAVSAIFGLMRGRSPRI, from the coding sequence ATGATCGGCTGGGCTATCACCTTCCTCGTCGTCGCCCTCGTCGCGGCTCTGCTGGGCTTCGGCGGCATCGCCGGCACCGCCATGGAGGCGGCCAAGATCGTGTTCTTCGTGGCGATCGTGCTGTTCGCCGTCTCGGCGATCTTCGGCCTGATGCGCGGCCGCTCGCCCCGAATCTGA
- a CDS encoding protein-L-isoaspartate O-methyltransferase family protein codes for MLDYAQARRLMVDCQLRTFDVTDIALLDAFDAVPRERFMPADREAFAYIDQPQAVGTEEGETRFMPAPMVLARLIQALALKPGQRVLEVGTGLGYAAALLRRLGVEVVALESLPGLAASARERLGDGVTVEVGPLDKGAPGHAPYDAILVEGQVEQRPQGLLDQLADGGRLACVQGQGRPAKATLWVRSGDAFGSRPLFDATLPPLRAFAAEAGFAF; via the coding sequence ATGCTCGACTACGCGCAAGCGCGCCGCCTCATGGTCGATTGCCAGCTCCGGACGTTCGACGTGACCGACATCGCGCTCCTCGACGCGTTCGACGCCGTCCCGCGCGAGCGGTTCATGCCGGCGGACCGGGAAGCCTTCGCCTATATCGACCAGCCCCAGGCGGTCGGAACGGAGGAGGGCGAGACCCGCTTCATGCCGGCCCCGATGGTGCTGGCGCGCCTGATCCAGGCGCTCGCCCTCAAGCCCGGCCAGCGCGTCCTCGAGGTCGGCACCGGGCTGGGCTACGCCGCCGCCCTCCTGCGCCGCCTCGGCGTCGAGGTCGTCGCCCTCGAATCGCTCCCCGGCCTCGCCGCTTCGGCGCGCGAGCGGCTGGGCGACGGCGTGACCGTCGAGGTCGGCCCGCTCGACAAGGGCGCGCCCGGCCACGCCCCCTACGACGCGATCCTGGTCGAGGGCCAGGTCGAGCAGCGCCCGCAAGGCCTGCTGGACCAGCTCGCCGATGGCGGGCGCCTCGCCTGCGTCCAGGGCCAGGGCCGTCCGGCCAAGGCCACCCTATGGGTGCGCTCCGGCGACGCCTTCGGCTCGCGCCCGCTCTTCGACGCCACCCTGCCGCCGCTCCGCGCCTTCGCGGCCGAGGCCGGCTTCGCGTTCTGA
- a CDS encoding TolC family outer membrane protein, producing MALALAGQGAAAETLDSALARAYAGNPTLNAQRAGQRANDENVPRALAGYRPTVSAQASVGVSNVSGRLGVARGELGGGDASQTLIPGSAGVSVTQTLFNGFRTDNQTRQAESQVLGGRETLRNTEMTTLFSAAQAYMNVLADTATLELNRNNVEVLEEQLRQTRDRFNVGEVTRTDVAQAEARLAGARAQVSLAEANLRTSIATYRQVIGVEPRQLAPGRPIDRFVPGTLTAAVEIGLMEHPAILSALHSVDAAEAQVKIAESSLYPTVSLSGNAAQVFDQQIANTRYFQGSIVGQLTVPLYQGGAEYAQIRQAKEQVGQARLQAELTRDQVRAGIVTAWGALEAAKARVIASQAQVQANEVALNGVREEARVGQRTTLDVLNAQQELLSARVSLIAAQRDRVVGSYQVVQTVGRLTTRFIAVPVAQYSAKQHYDQVKDLWYGVRTPDGR from the coding sequence ATGGCCCTCGCCCTGGCGGGCCAGGGCGCGGCCGCGGAAACCCTGGATAGCGCGCTCGCGCGGGCCTATGCGGGCAACCCGACGCTCAACGCGCAGCGCGCCGGCCAGCGCGCCAACGACGAGAACGTGCCGCGGGCGCTGGCGGGCTACCGCCCGACCGTGAGCGCGCAGGCCAGCGTCGGCGTCAGCAACGTCTCGGGGCGCCTCGGCGTCGCGCGCGGGGAACTCGGCGGCGGCGACGCCTCGCAGACCCTGATCCCGGGCTCGGCCGGCGTCTCCGTCACGCAGACGCTGTTCAACGGCTTTCGCACCGACAACCAGACCCGGCAGGCCGAGTCGCAGGTGCTGGGCGGCCGCGAGACCCTGCGCAACACCGAGATGACGACGCTGTTCTCGGCGGCGCAGGCCTACATGAACGTGCTGGCGGACACCGCCACGCTGGAGCTCAACCGCAACAATGTCGAGGTGCTGGAGGAGCAGCTCCGCCAGACCCGCGACCGCTTCAACGTCGGCGAGGTGACCCGCACCGACGTCGCCCAGGCCGAGGCGCGGCTCGCCGGCGCCCGGGCCCAGGTCAGCCTGGCCGAGGCCAACCTGCGCACCAGCATCGCGACCTACCGGCAGGTGATCGGCGTCGAGCCGCGCCAGCTCGCCCCCGGCCGCCCGATCGACCGCTTCGTGCCCGGCACGCTGACGGCGGCGGTCGAGATCGGCCTGATGGAGCACCCGGCGATCCTCTCCGCCCTCCACTCGGTCGACGCGGCCGAGGCGCAGGTCAAGATCGCCGAATCGTCCCTCTATCCGACGGTCAGCTTGAGCGGAAACGCCGCCCAGGTCTTCGACCAGCAGATTGCCAATACCCGCTACTTCCAGGGCTCGATCGTCGGCCAGCTCACGGTCCCGCTCTACCAGGGCGGCGCCGAATACGCGCAGATCCGCCAGGCCAAGGAGCAGGTCGGCCAGGCCCGGCTCCAGGCCGAGCTGACCCGCGACCAGGTCCGCGCCGGCATCGTCACCGCCTGGGGGGCGCTGGAGGCCGCCAAGGCCCGCGTCATCGCCTCGCAGGCCCAGGTCCAGGCCAACGAGGTGGCGCTGAACGGCGTGCGCGAGGAGGCCCGGGTCGGCCAGCGCACCACCCTCGACGTGCTGAACGCCCAGCAGGAGCTCCTGAGCGCCCGCGTCAGCCTGATCGCCGCCCAGCGCGACCGGGTGGTGGGTTCCTACCAGGTGGTGCAGACCGTCGGCCGCCTCACCACCCGCTTCATCGCCGTCCCGGTGGCGCAGTACAGCGCCAAGCAGCATTACGACCAGGTCAAGGATTTGTGGTACGGCGTGCGCACGCCGGACGGCCGCTGA
- a CDS encoding PopZ family protein, translating to MEDRLLSQATDATVGHAFDLLANTVLTRNARTLEDLVQDMLRPMLKAWLDDNLPVMVERLVRAEIERVARGR from the coding sequence ATGGAGGACAGGCTCCTGTCCCAGGCGACCGACGCCACCGTCGGACACGCCTTCGATCTCCTCGCCAACACGGTGCTGACCCGCAACGCCCGCACCCTCGAGGACCTGGTGCAGGACATGCTGCGGCCGATGCTGAAGGCCTGGCTCGACGATAACCTGCCGGTGATGGTCGAGCGCCTGGTCCGTGCCGAGATCGAGCGCGTCGCGCGCGGGCGCTGA